A stretch of DNA from bacterium:
TGGACAGATAGTAATCTGCGCCGGTGGTGACCGTTGCGTCGTCTGGCTCCACGTACATGCCGGCCAGCGCGTACTGCGGGCTTCCCGACAGCGTCGTCGCGCTCGGGATTGACGCGTTCAAATCACCGCCCTGCAGGTTCGTGCTCGGATTGTCCGTCTGCCACATCGCGACGGCCGTCTCGAGGTTCCGCTGGTTGCTGACGCACGAGGCCTTCCGCGCGCGCTCGCGCGCCAGGCCGAACTGCGGGATCAGAATCGCGGCCAGCACCAGGATCACGAGGATCACGATCATCAGCTCGATGAGCGTGAAGCCCCGCTCGTCCTGCCGCATTCTCTTCATGAGTTTACGCAGCACGTGCCACCTCCTGTCGGTGTCGGACTATTGGTCTGGCTCTTGAATGAGATCGCCCATGAAGGCATCTGGTCGTCGTCCCCCGGCGCCTCCCCCCTCCTTTCGTTCCTCTGCCGTGCTCGCGGACGCGCCACGCGACCGAGAACTGCCGCCCCATGGCCGTGCCACGCTCGTCATGCCCATTCGTTTCAAGCGATAGACGTATGCACGGGGGCACTCATTCAAGCGCACGACGATGGTCTCGCGCGAAGCGCACGCGGCCGTCGGGCGCGATCGCGGCGTGCCGGCGGCGGCGTATCGATCCGGTGCGACGGCCGTCTAAGTCGCCGTCCCGGCGGGCATATGATTCTGCGGCGCACTTGCACGAGATTTCCATCGGAGTGGAGGATACGGCGTGCAGCCGACGATTTCGGTTCAGCACTTGACCAAGCGCTACCGCAACCCCCAACATGCGGATCGGGCGGCGTTGGCGGGGCTCACGCTGGATGTTCCTCCGGGCGAGATCTACGGCTTTCTCGGGCCCAACGGGGCCGGCAAGACGACAACCATCAAGCTGCTCCTCGGCCTCATCCGGCCGACCGGCGGAGGCGGCGCCGTCCTCGGCCACCCGCTCGGATCAGTTGAGGCGAGGCGCCGTCTCGGTTTCCTTCCCGAGTCGCCGTATTTCTATGAGTACCTCCGGGGCGACGAACTTCTCCACTACTACGGGTCGCTGTTCGGACTGCCTGACCAACTCCGGCGCGGCCGCGTGGAGGAACTCCTGCGCCTCGTCGGGCTGTGGGAGCACCGGCGCCTCACCGTCCGCAAGTACTCACGGGGCATGCTGCAGCGGCTGGGGCTGGCGCAGGCGCTGATCAACGATCCGGACCTCGTCATCCTCGACGAACCGGCGGGCGGATTGGACCCGATCGGACGCCGCGAGATGCGCGACATCCTGCTGGACCTGCGCGCCCGCGGCAAGACGGTGTTCCTGAGCTCGCACATTCTCGCCGAGGTGGAGACGGTGTGCGATCGGGTCGCCATTCTGCACCGCGGCGAACTCGTCGCGGTCGGGCGGATCGGGGACCTGCTCACGCAGAGCCGGGAGATGGAACTCACGGTCCACGGCGCCAACGGCGCGCTCGGCCGGCAGGTCGAGGAAATCCCGGGGGCGACGATCCATCACGGCACCGACGCGACGGTGGTCGTGGTGCCCGAACAGCGCTTCGTCTACCCGATCATCGACATGGTCCGGCAGACGGGCGGCCAGGTGGTATCGCTCGGCGCGAAGCGCGAGCGGCTGGAAGACCTCTTCGTCAAGCTCGTGGGGGAGCGGGAAGGCGGTGCCGCATGAACGCGTCCGTGACCCTGGTCGTCGCGCGGCAGGTGCTGCGGGAAGCGTGGCGCCGGCGGACGCTGCCGGTCCTCGCCATGTTTGGCTGCGGCCTGATTATCAGCAGCGCGTTTCTCTCGTTCTTTCAGCTCGGGGTGGAGATCAAGTTTTTCAAAGACGTCGCCCTCACGGTGATCTTCCTGTTCGGGACGCTGGCCACGCTCGTGCTCGTCAGCAGCCAGTTGTCCGGCGAGATCGAAAGCCGCACGATCTACAACGTGCTCAGCAAGCCGGTGCGGCGCGTCGAGCTCGTGCTCGGCAAGTTCGGCGGCTCGATCGCGGCGACCGGACTCGCCATCGCGCCCATGGTGGCGATCCTGGTGTTCTTCGTCCACGTCGACCGGGGCGGCGCGATGCTCGAGGCCGTCAAAGCGGGATACTTCCTGTGGCTGTCGTTCGTCGTACTCTCCGCCATCGCGCTTGCGATCGCGTCCTTCAGCAGCACGGTCGTGTGCGCGTCGTTGACCGTCCTCGTGTTGGTACTCAGTTACCTCAAGGGCGCGGTGACGACGTACATCGCGCTCGTGTCGAACAGCGGCGCCGCGGCCGCTATCGGCCAGGCGTTCTACTATCTCCTGCCCAACTTCGAGAACTTCAACGTCCGGACCGCGGTGGTCCACAATACGATCGTCCCGTGGCCGTACCTGTTTCGGACCAGCCTGTACGCCGCCTCGCTCGTGGCCTTCTTCCTGTACGCCGGCGTCCAGATCTTCCAGGAGCGTGAGTTCTAATGACGGTCACGGGGCCCCGCCTCCGCCTGGCGATCACCGCGACGTTGCTCATGGCCTGCGTGGCCGGCACCCAGGCGCTGGTCGATCGCGACCGGGCCGCCGTGAACGACGAGGCCGACGTCCCGTTTAGCGCCGCCGCCGTCGTGGTGCGCGGCTTCGTCGGGCAGATTCGGGGCCTGCTGGCCGACTTTCTCTGGCTGCGCGTCGACGAGTATCAGCATCGCCGCCGCATCGTGAACGGCGACCTGCTGCGGGCGGACGACGAAGCGCTGATGCCGCTCGTCCGCCTGATCACGTGGCTCAACCCCCACTTCACCGACGCGTACGCGCTCGGCGGCCAGTGGCTGGCGTTCCACTTTGAACGGCCCCGCGAAGCCGTGGCGTTTTACGACGAGGGCATTCGCAACAATCCACGCGACGCCGGCCTGTTGACCGGCGCCGCGTGGGTGTACTGGAGGTTCCTCCATGATCCCGCGGAGGGCGCGGCAATGGCCGACCGGGCGGCCCGCGTCACCACCGATGATCTGGGGAGATTTCAGGCGCTGTGGCTCGAAGCGCACATTCTCGCCGCCGGCGGCGACCGCGCCGGCGCGATCCGTGCGTGGACGAGAGTGGGCGAGATCCCGGGCTACGAGGTGACCGCCCGCTACTACATCGCACGCCTCTCGCGGCCCGCCCCACGCGCCGGAACAAACGGATCGCATCCATGACGCCCCTCACCAGACGCCTCTTCCAACTGGCCGCCGCGCTGGTGCTCGCGAGCACCGTCGTCATCGTGACGCAGTGGGCCTACCCGGCCGGCCGGGTCGCCATCCACCTTGGACGTCCCGAGTACTCGCGGGTCGTCGCTGAACGCGACGTGTACGTCACCATTGATCTGCGGGTGCAGAACGTCGGCGTCGATCCGGTGACGCTCGATCGAGAGCACTTCATGCTGGTCGACGATCGGGGACACTCGTACCAGAGTGACCCCTCGACGCACTTCCTGCGCAACCATTTCGACGTGACGACGATTCTGCCGGCCCACGAGATTCGCGGCGCGACCGTGTTCCGAATCGTTCCGGGGCGGACCGCGCGCGAAATGATCTTCGTCACGACCACCGGAGAGATCGTGCACTTCCGCCTGTAGCGACCGTGACGCCCCGCCGCCAATTCGCCGCGC
This window harbors:
- a CDS encoding type II secretion system protein → MLRKLMKRMRQDERGFTLIELMIVILVILVLAAILIPQFGLARERARKASCVSNQRNLETAVAMWQTDNPSTNLQGGDLNASIPSATTLSGSPQYALAGMYVEPDDATVTTGADYYLSNGTAAGTQANAVPTNPSYAHVACQADKTADGWVAGYDGTSGAVNNINHTRGAQASP
- a CDS encoding ABC transporter ATP-binding protein, whose amino-acid sequence is MQPTISVQHLTKRYRNPQHADRAALAGLTLDVPPGEIYGFLGPNGAGKTTTIKLLLGLIRPTGGGGAVLGHPLGSVEARRRLGFLPESPYFYEYLRGDELLHYYGSLFGLPDQLRRGRVEELLRLVGLWEHRRLTVRKYSRGMLQRLGLAQALINDPDLVILDEPAGGLDPIGRREMRDILLDLRARGKTVFLSSHILAEVETVCDRVAILHRGELVAVGRIGDLLTQSREMELTVHGANGALGRQVEEIPGATIHHGTDATVVVVPEQRFVYPIIDMVRQTGGQVVSLGAKRERLEDLFVKLVGEREGGAA
- a CDS encoding ABC transporter permease subunit; this encodes MNASVTLVVARQVLREAWRRRTLPVLAMFGCGLIISSAFLSFFQLGVEIKFFKDVALTVIFLFGTLATLVLVSSQLSGEIESRTIYNVLSKPVRRVELVLGKFGGSIAATGLAIAPMVAILVFFVHVDRGGAMLEAVKAGYFLWLSFVVLSAIALAIASFSSTVVCASLTVLVLVLSYLKGAVTTYIALVSNSGAAAAIGQAFYYLLPNFENFNVRTAVVHNTIVPWPYLFRTSLYAASLVAFFLYAGVQIFQEREF
- a CDS encoding DUF4352 domain-containing protein codes for the protein MTPLTRRLFQLAAALVLASTVVIVTQWAYPAGRVAIHLGRPEYSRVVAERDVYVTIDLRVQNVGVDPVTLDREHFMLVDDRGHSYQSDPSTHFLRNHFDVTTILPAHEIRGATVFRIVPGRTAREMIFVTTTGEIVHFRL